One region of Triticum aestivum cultivar Chinese Spring chromosome 6B, IWGSC CS RefSeq v2.1, whole genome shotgun sequence genomic DNA includes:
- the LOC123135694 gene encoding pentatricopeptide repeat-containing protein At2g01860 → MSSLASWPPLSVLPGGISLAPALVKTDGAKLLCSCRSTARVSCAGSSNGSVAKESAYGKQQAYGEDAAADKEEGGSEWSKDEIEAISALFARPMRQKPVKPPNPATQRPLPLPLPHKTRPPVTPTPTQHIRLASRSMFSDKVRKNPEVLVGIAKEIAALPPESDVCKVLDRWVPFLRKGSLSMTIRELGHMGLPERALQTLCWAQGQKAVPLFPDDRILASTIEVLARFDELKMESALEECVPSASRAVLEAMARGFIRAGKVGLARKLLELARMNKRTLHPSIYAKLILEVARTPEGYGLAAALLDELGERPDFDLRQQDCTAVMKVCIKLRRYAAVESLFSWFRGSGGNPTVVMYTTVIHSRSRDGRHREALALVWEMEQANCLLDLPAYRVIVKLCVALRDPERAFRYLSRLKDAGFVPTSDIYCNLIEGYAAAGRMARCRQLIREAESIGVLLDKRLISSLSEMGDRRP, encoded by the coding sequence ATGTCTTCTCTGGCGAGCTGGCCGCCGCTCTCCGTGCTGCCTGGCGGCATTTCCCTGGCTCCAGCATTGGTTAAGACTGACGGCGCCAAGTTACTTTGCAGCTGCAGGTCTACTGCCCGGGTCTCTTGCGCTGGGTCATCCAACGGAAGTGTCGCCAAGGAATCGGCATACGGTAAGCAGCAGGCGTACGGAGAGGACGCTGCTGCGGATAAGGAAGAGGGTGGTTCAGAATGGAGCAAGGACGAGATTGAAGCCATCTCGGCGCTGTTTGCCCGGCCGATGCGCCAGAAGCCAGTGAAGCCGCCGAACCCGGCGACGCAGCGGCCTCTCCCGCTGCCGCTGCCCCACAAGACGAGGCCGCCCGTCACACCGACACCGACGCAGCACATCCGGCTGGCTTCGCGCTCCATGTTCAGCGACAAGGTGCGCAAGAACCCCGAGGTCCTCGTCGGCATTGCCAAGGAGATCGCCGCGCTCCCGCCGGAGTCCGATGTGTGCAAAGTGCTGGACCGTTGGGTCCCCTTCCTCCGGAAAGGCTCCCTGTCCATGACCATCCGGGAGCTCGGGCACATGGGGCTTCCCGAGAGAGCTCTTCAGACACTGTGCTGGGCACAGGGGCAGAAGGCAGTGCCTCTGTTCCCTGATGACCGGATCCTCGCTTCGACCATCGAGGTTTTGGCGCGCTTCGACGAGCTGAAGATGGAGTCTGCGCTTGAGGAATGCGTCCCCTCGGCGAGCCGCGCTGTCCTCGAAGCCATGGCGAGGGGGTTCATCAGGGCAGGCAAAGTAGGCCTGGCACGCAAGCTCCTTGAACTTGCCAGGATGAACAAGAGGACACTGCACCCGAGCATCTACGCAAAGCTGATTCTGGAGGTTGCCCGGACACCTGAAGGCTATGGGCTCGCTGCTGCACTGCTCGATGAGCTCGGTGAGAGGCCAGACTTTGACCTGCGCCAGCAGGACTGCACAGCTGTCATGAAGGTCTGCATAAAGCTCAGGCGGTACGCAGCCGTGGAGAGCCTATTCAGCTGGTTCAGAGGGTCTGGCGGGAACCCAACTGTTGTGATGTACACCACAGTGATCCACAGCCGCTCCCGTGATGGGAGGCACCGAGAGGCGTTGGCCCTGGTTTGGGAAATGGAACAGGCAAACTGTCTTCTTGACCTGCCGGCGTACCGGGTCATCGTGAAGCTGTGTGTGGCATTGCGTGATCCAGAAAGGGCTTTTCGGTACCTGTCAAGGTTGAAGGACGCTGGATTCGTTCCGACCAGTGACATATACTGTAATTTGATTGAAGGCTATGCCGCAGCAGGGAGGATGGCCAGGTGCCGGCAGCTGATCAGGGAAGCTGAGTCAATCGGCGTGTTGCTGGACAAGAGGCTAATTTCAAGCTTGTCTGAGATGGGTGATAGACGTCCTTGA